A single window of Archangium gephyra DNA harbors:
- the dapF gene encoding diaminopimelate epimerase: MSTTAEFFFKYHGLGNDFIVLDCRQGGTDIDAKFSQWLCDRRRGVGADGVLSLLPSDTALARMVVHNSDGSIAEMCGNGLRCAVKYLVDHSGEKPERIEVETGAGILTCMPGYGTDGVAEVEISMGPARLIAPNLPSGATGQPFLGEAVPGHSGLRGYAINMGNPHLVLLDQPLEDASRLGPVLERHPDFPERTNVEFVRVTEEGLAAVVWERGCGLTEACGTGACAAAVAAVLARRLPADAWLRVTLPGGDLHIRVPSDLSDVRLRGPVSFVFTGVVPDLPGR; encoded by the coding sequence ATGAGCACTACGGCAGAGTTCTTCTTCAAATATCACGGCCTCGGCAACGACTTCATCGTGCTGGACTGCCGGCAGGGTGGCACGGACATCGACGCGAAATTCTCCCAGTGGCTGTGCGACCGGCGCAGGGGAGTGGGCGCGGACGGCGTGCTCAGCCTGCTGCCCTCGGACACCGCCCTGGCGCGCATGGTGGTCCACAACTCCGATGGCAGCATCGCGGAGATGTGCGGCAATGGCCTGCGCTGTGCGGTGAAGTACCTCGTGGACCACTCCGGCGAGAAGCCCGAGCGCATCGAGGTGGAGACGGGCGCCGGAATCCTCACGTGTATGCCCGGGTACGGCACGGACGGCGTCGCCGAGGTGGAGATCTCCATGGGGCCCGCGCGGCTCATCGCCCCCAACCTGCCCTCGGGCGCCACCGGCCAGCCCTTCCTGGGCGAGGCCGTTCCCGGCCACTCCGGGCTGCGGGGCTACGCCATCAACATGGGCAACCCCCACCTGGTCCTGCTCGACCAGCCCCTGGAGGATGCCAGCCGCCTGGGCCCCGTCCTCGAGCGCCACCCGGACTTCCCGGAGCGCACCAACGTGGAGTTCGTCCGCGTCACCGAGGAGGGCCTCGCCGCTGTCGTGTGGGAGCGGGGCTGTGGCCTGACCGAGGCCTGCGGCACCGGGGCCTGCGCGGCGGCCGTGGCGGCGGTGCTCGCCCGGAGGCTTCCGGCGGATGCCTGGCTGCGTGTCACGCTGCCGGGCGGGGACCTGCACATCCGGGTGCCCTCGGACCTCTCGGACGTGCGCCTCCGGGGGCCCGTCTCCTTCGTCTTCACGGGCGTTGTCCCGGATCTCCCGGGCCGGTAA
- a CDS encoding GGDEF domain-containing response regulator, with translation MAGPILVVDDDNFFRQLASDMLSRKGYLVVPAANAAQALEAATHEAFDLVITDLVMPEVDGFGLTAKLRERDPDQEIILVTQRTDVKGSAMALSAGVAVVLSKPIDETDLLLAVERAMERVQLRRERSQLQTENLEFARYQNLHQRCLEFLSQPDLEWLQERVAGELAAVCDAQSAALWISDDRGHLVLRAYRGLLDKQFLAERMSPDGPLGNRLREALPWIARDERSPVLYVPFVIGGEIMGLAQLSDPVAGDFRSEHVRYAKILGDSAAVGVKNGRRMLALQRLGLRDRDTAAYNLSYFTDYASKEIYKARRYGRTFSLLTFSVDNLPLVRMRLGVPDAKLAVRGIIKAFGRIVRDSDVIAKASDQEFYLLLPETDFFGAMMFVRRALDAVRAEPEAQEVESRLPLALVGGASTFPKDGEDFDELVHRCRRRMDERRCSLQRKLMLDTLPFWDEVDLLLGNASSPKLPVEENAEPSRRGKVSDVLFDELQTEIARELMRDPSSRGLLYVGGPEIRADLPIAQGLESASPEMASRIYLLGRRGDLDSHPALTPVFLEGDERMARHEFILWMSETASYALIQRRGLGATWGFHSSDTAVVDGLITRLQAEYDLQPY, from the coding sequence GTGGCTGGCCCCATCCTCGTCGTCGATGACGACAACTTCTTCCGGCAGCTCGCTTCCGACATGCTCTCCCGGAAGGGCTACCTCGTCGTCCCCGCCGCGAACGCCGCCCAGGCCCTGGAAGCGGCCACGCACGAGGCCTTCGATCTGGTCATCACCGATCTGGTGATGCCCGAGGTGGACGGCTTCGGCCTCACCGCCAAGCTGCGCGAGCGCGATCCCGATCAGGAGATCATCCTCGTCACCCAGCGCACGGACGTGAAGGGCTCGGCCATGGCCCTGAGCGCCGGGGTGGCCGTGGTGCTCTCCAAGCCCATCGACGAGACGGACCTGCTGCTCGCGGTGGAGCGCGCCATGGAGCGCGTCCAGTTGCGCCGCGAGCGCTCCCAGCTCCAGACGGAGAACCTGGAGTTCGCCCGCTACCAGAACCTCCACCAGCGCTGCCTGGAGTTCCTCTCCCAGCCGGACCTCGAGTGGCTCCAGGAGCGGGTGGCCGGCGAGCTCGCCGCCGTCTGCGATGCGCAGAGCGCCGCCCTGTGGATCTCCGATGACCGCGGGCACCTCGTCCTGCGCGCCTACCGGGGCCTGCTGGACAAGCAGTTCCTCGCCGAGCGCATGAGCCCGGACGGGCCGCTCGGCAACCGCCTGCGCGAGGCCCTGCCGTGGATCGCCCGCGACGAGCGCTCGCCGGTCCTCTATGTCCCCTTCGTCATTGGCGGGGAGATCATGGGCCTGGCGCAGCTGTCGGATCCGGTGGCCGGCGACTTCCGCTCCGAGCACGTGCGCTACGCGAAGATTCTGGGCGACTCGGCCGCGGTGGGCGTGAAGAACGGCCGGCGGATGCTGGCGCTGCAGCGGCTGGGCCTGAGGGACCGGGACACCGCCGCCTACAACCTCAGCTACTTCACGGACTACGCCTCCAAGGAGATCTACAAGGCGCGGCGCTACGGGCGGACGTTCTCGCTGCTGACGTTCTCCGTGGACAACCTGCCGCTGGTGCGCATGCGCCTGGGCGTGCCGGACGCGAAGCTCGCGGTGCGCGGCATCATCAAGGCGTTCGGCCGCATCGTCCGGGACTCGGACGTCATCGCCAAGGCGAGCGACCAGGAGTTCTACCTGCTGCTGCCGGAGACGGACTTCTTCGGCGCGATGATGTTCGTGCGGCGCGCCCTGGACGCGGTGCGCGCGGAGCCGGAGGCGCAGGAGGTGGAGTCGCGCCTGCCGCTGGCGCTGGTGGGCGGGGCGAGCACCTTCCCCAAGGACGGCGAGGACTTCGACGAGCTGGTGCACCGGTGCCGCCGGCGCATGGACGAGCGGCGCTGCTCGCTGCAGCGCAAGCTGATGCTGGACACGCTGCCCTTCTGGGACGAGGTGGACCTGCTGCTCGGCAATGCCTCCAGCCCCAAGCTGCCGGTGGAGGAGAACGCGGAGCCCTCGCGCCGCGGCAAGGTGTCCGACGTCCTCTTCGACGAGCTGCAGACGGAGATCGCCCGCGAGCTGATGCGCGACCCGAGCTCGCGCGGCCTGCTGTACGTGGGCGGGCCGGAGATCCGCGCGGATCTGCCCATCGCCCAGGGCCTGGAGTCGGCCTCGCCGGAGATGGCCTCGCGCATCTACCTGCTGGGGCGGCGCGGGGACCTGGACTCGCATCCGGCGCTCACGCCCGTCTTCCTGGAGGGGGACGAGCGCATGGCCCGGCACGAGTTCATCCTCTGGATGTCGGAGACGGCCTCGTACGCGCTCATCCAGCGCCGGGGCCTGGGCGCCACCTGGGGATTCCACTCGTCCGACACCGCCGTGGTGGACGGGCTCATCACCCGCCTGCAGGCCGAATACGACCTGCAGCCGTACTGA
- a CDS encoding DUF4388 domain-containing protein — translation MAQVRKILIADPDLESVRPLSRSLRTRGYQVHYAPDGSRALEVAVLRHPDLILFDEACRMLDARTFINILRTNPRTDDIPVVVSTGQFEADRLRGLRDGFLRKPFNIDEVLSRIEHVFRRNEAAKDLKSEVQEIEGSLSQLSIPDLMQILGMNKRSGKLTLERGNERGEIVVVDGRPVNARVGRAEGEKALFRLLVWSEGSFTFSPGNTGGKPRIQRAVDDALLEAMRQADEVNRLLPGLPARNVRLVLAPEADLTQDQHPVTAQVVELLRQPRALGEVLDLAPATDLEVVGVLHTLLQKGVARMSEPERDEGSGPLLGPAELHSLRGRILRGRGPSREATAKVFVCGSGPAVARRLLSQLPDIAAVAAEPAAVRSGFGTLGRLDLNELLHLDFCVLPPAEAARPLWRPFSSGGVGALLFDVSEAAVKLAHFLAWDIRMPVVLVGHPVPPELQGAPAGAASVGEDLTEAVRSLLLLALNPAPMLPGVPQSQAPRLNATAS, via the coding sequence ATGGCCCAGGTTCGAAAGATCCTCATCGCCGATCCCGACCTCGAGTCGGTCCGCCCGCTCTCGCGCTCCTTGCGCACGCGGGGCTACCAGGTGCACTACGCGCCGGATGGCTCGCGCGCGCTCGAGGTGGCGGTGCTGCGCCATCCGGACCTCATCCTGTTCGATGAGGCGTGCCGGATGCTGGATGCGCGCACCTTCATCAACATCCTGCGCACCAACCCGCGCACGGATGACATCCCGGTGGTGGTCTCCACCGGCCAGTTCGAGGCGGACAGGCTGCGCGGCCTGCGCGACGGCTTCCTGCGCAAGCCCTTCAACATCGACGAGGTGCTCTCCCGCATCGAGCACGTCTTCCGCCGCAACGAGGCGGCGAAGGACCTCAAGAGCGAGGTGCAGGAGATCGAAGGCTCGCTCAGCCAGCTGAGCATTCCGGATCTGATGCAGATCCTCGGGATGAACAAGCGCAGCGGGAAGCTGACGCTGGAGCGGGGCAACGAGCGCGGGGAGATCGTCGTGGTGGACGGCCGCCCGGTGAACGCGCGGGTGGGCCGCGCCGAGGGCGAGAAGGCCCTCTTCCGGCTGCTGGTATGGAGCGAGGGCTCCTTCACCTTCTCCCCGGGGAACACGGGCGGCAAGCCCCGCATCCAGCGCGCCGTGGACGACGCCCTGCTGGAGGCGATGCGCCAGGCGGACGAGGTGAACCGGCTGTTGCCGGGGCTGCCGGCGCGCAATGTCCGGCTGGTGCTCGCGCCGGAGGCGGACCTGACGCAGGACCAGCACCCGGTGACGGCGCAGGTGGTGGAGCTGCTGCGCCAGCCGCGCGCGCTCGGCGAGGTGTTGGACCTGGCGCCGGCCACGGACCTGGAGGTGGTGGGCGTGCTGCACACGCTCCTCCAGAAGGGCGTGGCCCGCATGTCCGAGCCCGAGCGGGACGAGGGCAGTGGTCCTCTGCTCGGGCCCGCGGAGCTGCACTCGCTGCGCGGACGCATCCTCCGGGGACGGGGGCCCTCGCGCGAGGCCACCGCCAAGGTCTTCGTCTGTGGCAGCGGCCCGGCGGTGGCGCGGCGGCTGTTGTCGCAGCTGCCGGACATCGCGGCGGTGGCGGCCGAGCCCGCCGCGGTGCGCAGCGGCTTCGGGACGCTGGGGCGGTTGGACCTCAACGAGCTGCTGCACCTGGACTTCTGCGTGCTGCCTCCGGCGGAGGCGGCGAGGCCGCTGTGGCGCCCGTTCAGCTCGGGGGGCGTGGGCGCGCTGCTCTTCGATGTCTCGGAGGCGGCGGTGAAGTTGGCGCACTTCCTGGCGTGGGACATCCGCATGCCGGTGGTGCTGGTGGGCCATCCCGTACCACCGGAGCTGCAGGGGGCTCCCGCGGGCGCGGCCAGCGTGGGCGAGGACCTCACCGAGGCGGTGCGCAGCCTGCTCCTGCTGGCGCTCAACCCGGCGCCGATGCTGCCCGGGGTGCCGCAGTCGCAGGCGCCCCGGCTCAACGCCACCGCCAGCTGA
- a CDS encoding response regulator, translated as MPTPLHLLLIEDFEDDALMVLRELRRSGYDVTHKRVETAEALASALDAGPWDAIIADYALPRFDALAAFSLVQQRGLDVPFLIVSGQIGEDTAVAAMRAGVHDFLLKDRLSRLGPAVARELREAALRAERRKMQEQLLLSDRLASLGLLAASVAHEINNPLASLMANLDFVLNPEAGSTTVSADQEQALRDCMLCSERIREIVRDIKIFSRPDEKQRGPLDVHRVLDSSLRMAWNHIFHRARIVKDYTAVSPVLGSEAPLGQVFLNLLVNAADAIPDGDSTTHEIRVVTRQDGPSHVRVEIHDTGRGIPAELRERIFEPFFTTKPVGVGTGLGLAICRRTLNEMGGEISVDSEVGRGTVFHLRLQTAHGDAEKPEKPAPGMVLKQRLLILDDETVVGRALQRLLQSHCEVLVLSHGRDALAQLTSGRRFDAILCDLMMPEMSGPRFYEELSRLAPEQAKRVIFMTGGAFTEQSRAFLATTGMPCIDKPVEFQRLRSLLAAMPPLAPEDDATTKTA; from the coding sequence ATGCCGACACCGCTCCACCTGCTCCTCATCGAGGACTTCGAGGACGACGCGCTGATGGTGCTGCGTGAGCTGCGGCGCAGCGGCTACGACGTGACCCACAAGCGCGTCGAGACAGCCGAGGCGCTGGCGAGCGCGCTCGACGCCGGTCCCTGGGACGCCATCATCGCCGACTACGCCCTGCCGCGTTTCGATGCGCTGGCCGCCTTCTCCCTGGTGCAGCAGCGGGGACTGGACGTGCCCTTCCTCATCGTCTCCGGACAGATTGGCGAGGACACGGCCGTGGCGGCGATGAGGGCCGGCGTCCACGACTTCCTGCTCAAGGACCGGCTGAGCCGGCTGGGGCCCGCCGTGGCCCGCGAGCTGCGCGAGGCGGCGCTCCGGGCCGAGCGCCGGAAGATGCAGGAGCAGCTGCTCCTGTCGGACCGGCTCGCGTCCCTGGGCCTGCTGGCCGCCAGCGTGGCCCATGAGATCAACAACCCGCTGGCCTCGCTCATGGCCAACCTGGACTTCGTGCTGAACCCGGAAGCGGGCTCGACCACCGTCTCCGCGGACCAGGAGCAGGCCCTGCGCGACTGCATGCTGTGCTCCGAGCGCATCCGGGAGATCGTCCGCGACATCAAGATCTTCTCCCGGCCGGACGAGAAGCAGCGAGGCCCGCTGGACGTGCACCGGGTGCTCGACTCGTCGCTGCGGATGGCGTGGAACCACATCTTCCACCGCGCCCGCATCGTGAAGGACTACACGGCGGTGTCCCCGGTGCTCGGCAGCGAGGCGCCCCTGGGCCAGGTGTTCCTCAACCTGCTGGTCAACGCCGCGGACGCCATCCCCGATGGTGACAGCACCACGCATGAGATCCGCGTGGTGACGCGCCAGGACGGGCCCAGCCACGTCCGGGTGGAGATCCACGACACCGGCCGGGGCATCCCCGCGGAGCTGCGCGAGCGCATCTTCGAGCCCTTCTTCACCACCAAGCCGGTGGGAGTGGGCACGGGCCTGGGACTGGCCATCTGCCGCCGCACCCTCAACGAGATGGGCGGGGAGATCTCCGTGGACAGCGAGGTGGGACGCGGCACCGTGTTCCACCTCCGGCTGCAGACGGCCCACGGCGACGCCGAGAAGCCCGAGAAGCCGGCCCCGGGCATGGTGCTCAAGCAGCGCCTGCTGATCCTCGATGACGAGACGGTCGTCGGCCGGGCCCTCCAGCGGCTGCTGCAGTCGCACTGCGAGGTGCTCGTGCTCAGCCATGGCCGGGATGCGCTGGCGCAGCTGACCTCGGGCCGGCGCTTCGACGCCATCCTGTGCGACCTGATGATGCCGGAGATGAGCGGACCCCGGTTCTACGAGGAGCTGTCGCGGCTGGCGCCCGAGCAGGCCAAACGCGTCATCTTCATGACGGGCGGGGCCTTCACGGAGCAGTCGCGCGCCTTCCTGGCCACCACGGGCATGCCCTGCATCGACAAGCCCGTCGAGTTCCAGCGGCTGCGCTCCCTGCTCGCCGCGATGCCGCCGCTGGCCCCGGAGGACGACGCCACCACCAAGACGGCGTGA
- a CDS encoding response regulator: MYDPHQRVILLVEDNSDDELMTLRAFRKSNIHNPVVVVRDGAEALDYLFLQGRHAERDPDIRPQVVLLDLHLPRIDGLEVLRRIRANEQTRMLPVVILTSSKEERDLVEGYQLGVNSFVHKPVDVTAFFDAVRQLGMYWLVLNELPTPRRSA; the protein is encoded by the coding sequence ATGTATGACCCCCACCAACGCGTCATCCTGCTCGTCGAGGACAACTCCGACGACGAGCTGATGACCCTCCGGGCCTTCCGCAAGAGCAACATCCACAACCCCGTGGTCGTCGTGCGCGACGGGGCCGAGGCACTGGACTATCTCTTCCTCCAGGGCCGGCACGCGGAGCGGGATCCGGACATCCGGCCCCAGGTGGTGCTGTTGGATCTGCACCTGCCGCGCATCGACGGCCTGGAGGTGCTGCGGCGCATCCGCGCCAACGAGCAGACGCGCATGCTGCCCGTGGTCATCCTCACCTCGTCCAAGGAAGAGCGCGACCTGGTGGAGGGCTACCAGCTCGGCGTCAACAGCTTCGTCCACAAGCCCGTGGACGTCACCGCCTTCTTCGACGCGGTGCGGCAGCTGGGCATGTACTGGCTCGTCCTCAACGAGCTTCCTACCCCGAGACGGAGTGCTTGA
- a CDS encoding sensor histidine kinase, translated as MLDRPPAHPMTATPSSTLPPDELAESLFQPQYQPLLRAILDNAAEGLAVADAKGRLLYFNDTARKILGVGLVDAAPEAWSERYGIFYPDTKTRCPSERLPIYRALQGEPSPEEDLFMRNATHPEGRHVHSIARPVRDSQGNILGVTLSMRDTHEQRMAEADQRRTELRFQLLVESAQEGLWTVDVDGRTIYANRYLCQMLGYAVDEMTGKTLFDVICPEDIPLMQQYVEQRRQGRSAVLNDFRLVRKDGTVLWTLVSTGPLYDETGKYIGAMAMITDITQRRQAEEQVRQLNAELERRIAERTAQLEFSNRELEAFAYSVAHDLRAPLRSISNFTLALSEDCADKLDATGLDYLQRIRASSQRMAELIDGILALSRVNRTEFVETEVNLSGISRSISEQLQRWQPERAVRFQLQDGLVDRGDSQLLRLVLENLMGNAWKFTREKPVAEIEFGTLPESGTGTGRVYFVRDNGAGFDMEYQKKLFGVFQRLHTQQEFEGNGVGLATVQRIIRRHGGRVWGEGRVGQGAAFYFTLHETLPRLFLPPPARPTATEGHHV; from the coding sequence ATGCTCGACAGGCCTCCCGCCCATCCCATGACCGCGACGCCTTCCTCGACCCTGCCTCCTGACGAGCTGGCCGAAAGCCTCTTCCAGCCTCAGTACCAGCCCTTGCTCCGGGCCATCCTCGACAACGCCGCGGAAGGACTGGCCGTGGCCGACGCGAAGGGGCGGCTGCTCTACTTCAACGACACGGCCCGCAAGATTCTGGGCGTGGGACTCGTGGACGCCGCGCCCGAGGCGTGGAGCGAGCGCTACGGCATCTTCTACCCGGACACGAAGACGCGCTGCCCTTCCGAGCGGCTGCCCATCTACCGCGCCCTCCAGGGCGAGCCCTCGCCTGAAGAGGACCTCTTCATGCGCAACGCCACGCACCCGGAGGGCCGGCACGTCCACTCCATCGCCCGGCCCGTGCGTGACAGCCAGGGGAACATCCTCGGGGTGACCCTCAGCATGCGCGACACCCACGAGCAGCGGATGGCCGAGGCCGATCAGCGCCGCACCGAGCTGCGCTTCCAGCTGCTCGTGGAGTCCGCGCAGGAGGGCCTCTGGACGGTGGACGTCGACGGCCGCACCATCTACGCCAACCGCTACCTGTGCCAGATGCTGGGCTATGCGGTCGATGAGATGACGGGCAAGACGCTCTTCGACGTCATCTGCCCCGAGGACATCCCCCTCATGCAGCAGTACGTCGAGCAACGGCGCCAGGGGCGCTCCGCCGTCCTCAACGACTTCCGCCTGGTGCGCAAGGACGGCACGGTGCTCTGGACCCTGGTGTCCACCGGCCCCCTCTACGACGAGACCGGCAAGTACATCGGCGCCATGGCGATGATCACCGACATCACCCAGCGCCGCCAGGCCGAGGAGCAGGTGCGCCAGCTCAACGCGGAGCTGGAGCGCCGCATCGCCGAGCGCACCGCCCAGCTCGAGTTCTCCAACCGCGAGCTGGAGGCCTTCGCCTATTCCGTCGCCCATGACCTGCGCGCCCCGCTGCGCAGCATCTCCAACTTCACGCTCGCCCTGTCCGAGGACTGCGCCGACAAGCTCGACGCCACCGGCCTGGACTACCTGCAGCGCATCCGTGCCTCCTCGCAGCGCATGGCCGAGCTCATCGACGGCATCCTCGCGCTCTCGCGCGTCAACCGCACCGAGTTCGTGGAGACGGAAGTCAACCTGTCCGGCATCTCGCGCTCCATCTCCGAGCAGCTCCAGCGCTGGCAGCCCGAGCGTGCCGTGCGCTTCCAGCTCCAGGACGGCCTGGTGGACCGGGGTGACTCCCAGCTGCTGCGCCTGGTGCTGGAGAACCTGATGGGCAACGCCTGGAAGTTCACCCGCGAGAAACCGGTGGCGGAGATCGAGTTCGGCACGCTGCCGGAGAGCGGGACCGGAACCGGGCGCGTCTACTTCGTGCGGGACAACGGGGCGGGCTTCGACATGGAGTACCAGAAGAAGCTCTTCGGCGTCTTCCAACGGCTGCACACGCAGCAGGAGTTCGAGGGGAACGGCGTGGGGCTGGCCACGGTGCAGCGCATCATCCGCCGCCATGGGGGGCGGGTGTGGGGCGAGGGCCGGGTGGGTCAGGGCGCCGCGTTCTACTTCACCCTCCACGAGACGCTCCCCCGCCTGTTCCTCCCTCCTCCAGCCCGTCCGACAGCAACTGAGGGCCACCATGTATGA
- a CDS encoding tetratricopeptide repeat protein, translated as MQSIFPRLLCVLPLLLPLACKDPDTLSVQTREQKFQAKMSEGQALLDSGEPEQAARAFEAASGLMPDNPEPLMQMAEARRREGNTGASILALKRAMTLNPAQAPEIKRKLAERHEHDGRLRDAISVLLELREADELGDLDVLKLAHLQTEVGEHQAAFQTLERILRERPDDVDAKVVEAEILLAKGDEVLAGKLMDRLLEEQPGLTAARKLRARFFLQSGYAEYAEQDLAAVSGEEATKPDFVALKARVLTKLERHADVEALLTGAVAKYPQNADLIARLAETRLTLGNKAGALAAVEQALKAQPDSARALYVRGRVQETQGDLKRAKEDFGAALQHNPRLVPALSRMWRLQEQAGEKEEALVSLERLVDANEASLEEKVALANLYAQTRRRPDRGLKLIAEALKQDAGNPEYLDIQKALKKALPRKKKSGPIIMRGRW; from the coding sequence ATGCAATCGATATTTCCCCGCCTGCTCTGCGTACTGCCGCTGCTGCTTCCGCTTGCCTGCAAGGACCCGGACACACTCTCCGTTCAAACCCGGGAGCAGAAGTTCCAGGCGAAGATGAGCGAGGGCCAGGCCCTGCTGGACAGTGGCGAGCCCGAGCAGGCCGCGAGGGCCTTCGAGGCGGCCTCGGGGCTGATGCCCGACAACCCCGAGCCGCTGATGCAGATGGCCGAGGCCCGGCGCCGGGAGGGCAACACGGGGGCGTCCATCCTCGCCCTCAAGCGGGCCATGACGCTCAATCCGGCGCAGGCGCCGGAGATCAAACGCAAGCTCGCCGAGCGCCACGAGCACGACGGGCGCCTGCGCGACGCCATCTCCGTGTTGCTGGAGCTGCGGGAAGCCGACGAGCTCGGGGACCTGGACGTCCTGAAGCTGGCGCACCTGCAGACGGAGGTGGGAGAGCACCAGGCCGCGTTCCAGACGCTGGAGCGCATCCTGCGCGAGCGCCCGGACGACGTGGACGCCAAGGTGGTGGAGGCGGAGATCCTCCTGGCCAAGGGGGACGAGGTGCTCGCCGGCAAGTTGATGGACCGGCTCCTGGAGGAGCAGCCGGGGCTCACGGCGGCGCGGAAGCTGCGTGCCCGCTTCTTCCTGCAGAGTGGCTACGCGGAGTACGCCGAGCAGGACCTGGCGGCGGTCTCGGGTGAGGAGGCCACGAAGCCGGACTTCGTCGCGCTGAAGGCGCGGGTGCTCACGAAGCTCGAGCGCCACGCGGACGTGGAGGCGCTGCTGACGGGGGCGGTGGCGAAGTACCCGCAGAACGCGGACCTCATCGCCCGGCTCGCCGAGACGCGGCTGACGCTGGGCAACAAGGCCGGGGCGCTGGCGGCGGTGGAGCAGGCGCTGAAGGCGCAGCCGGACTCGGCCCGCGCGCTCTATGTCCGGGGCCGGGTGCAGGAGACGCAGGGGGACCTCAAGCGCGCGAAGGAGGACTTCGGCGCCGCCCTCCAGCACAATCCCCGCCTGGTGCCAGCGCTCTCGCGGATGTGGCGGCTGCAGGAACAGGCCGGTGAGAAGGAGGAGGCCCTGGTGTCCCTGGAGCGGCTCGTGGACGCGAACGAGGCCTCGCTGGAGGAGAAGGTGGCGCTGGCGAACCTGTACGCGCAGACGCGGCGGCGGCCGGATCGGGGCCTGAAGCTCATCGCCGAGGCGCTCAAGCAGGACGCGGGCAACCCCGAGTACCTGGACATCCAGAAGGCGCTGAAGAAGGCCCTGCCCAGGAAGAAGAAGTCAGGGCCCATCATCATGCGCGGACGCTGGTGA
- a CDS encoding class I SAM-dependent methyltransferase gives MTSQVETMAAKIQGYKQDLGNSGMQGRRRLQAIEGMADHITLRRMEGLGIKEGWRCFEVGCGSGSIARWMSYRVAPHGHVLAVDMNTEFVADAASAILEVRQQDITTMRPPERTFDLVHSRMVLQHLAEREELVERLISSLKPGGWLLLEEMETFSLFQNDTGPFLQVVEIMHAMGRAAGTAVDWARTLPRTFQRRGLQNVNAEGEMLYFSGGSPTAEFHRLTGEQHWPYAEKMRLLTRAQFDQYSERLKDPNAWFYGPTIFGVWGQRPPA, from the coding sequence ATGACCTCACAGGTCGAGACGATGGCAGCGAAGATCCAGGGCTACAAACAGGACCTGGGCAACTCCGGCATGCAGGGGCGCCGGCGGTTGCAAGCCATCGAGGGAATGGCCGATCACATCACCCTGCGGCGCATGGAGGGGCTGGGCATCAAGGAGGGGTGGCGCTGCTTCGAGGTGGGCTGTGGCAGCGGCTCCATCGCGCGCTGGATGAGCTACCGGGTGGCACCGCACGGCCATGTGCTGGCCGTGGACATGAACACCGAGTTCGTCGCCGACGCGGCCAGTGCCATCCTCGAGGTGCGCCAGCAAGACATCACCACGATGCGGCCTCCCGAGAGGACCTTCGATCTCGTGCACTCCCGGATGGTGCTCCAGCACCTGGCCGAGCGGGAGGAGCTGGTGGAGCGGCTGATCTCCTCGCTCAAACCGGGTGGCTGGCTGTTGCTGGAGGAGATGGAGACCTTCTCGCTCTTCCAGAACGACACCGGGCCCTTCCTCCAGGTGGTGGAGATCATGCACGCCATGGGGCGCGCCGCGGGCACGGCCGTGGACTGGGCGCGGACGCTGCCGCGCACCTTCCAGCGGCGGGGCCTGCAGAACGTCAACGCCGAGGGGGAGATGCTCTACTTCTCCGGGGGCAGCCCCACCGCCGAGTTCCACCGGCTCACCGGCGAGCAGCACTGGCCGTACGCGGAGAAGATGCGGCTGCTCACGCGCGCCCAGTTCGACCAATACTCCGAGCGCCTGAAGGATCCGAACGCCTGGTTCTACGGCCCCACCATCTTCGGCGTCTGGGGACAGCGTCCGCCCGCGTAG